The Microbacterium esteraromaticum genome contains the following window.
GACGAGCGCTTCGCTCATGACGGCCTCCGGAAGTGTAAAGCGTACTTGACGTGACAAGTGTGCTTGACACGAGTGGGCCCTGTCAAGCTCGCTTTACACAGGTGTGTCTCCTGTCCTACGGTTGACACGTGCGCAGCCGTGTCAAAGAGCTCAGAACCCAGCAGGGGCTGTCTCAGCAGGCGCTCGCGAGCGCCGTCGGCGTCTCGCGGCAGACGATCAATGCCATCGAGACGGGCCGTTACGACCCGTCGCTGACGCTCGCCGTGCACCTCGCCCGCCATTTCGGATCGACTGTGGAAGAGGTCTTCGATGTCGATGGATGACCCCGGCTCGACTCAGGCGACGTCTGCCAGGAAAAGCCGACGCTGGCCGCTCTCGCCGCACAACACCATCCTGGTGGCGGGCTGCCTGATCGCCGCGGTGGTGTGCTTCATTCTGGGGCAGACGTACATCGGCGTAGTGGTGACGCTGGCGGCCATCGCCGCCGGCGTCGGGGCTGTGTTCGCACGTCGAGGTCGCGCCGGCGACCTCGAACGGATCAACGCCCTGGAATACGCCGACGAGAGAGACCGTGCGGCAGCCACCAAGGCCCTCGCCGCCGTGGGCGTGCTCGCCCTGGTGCTCGCGCTCGTGCAGCTGATCGTGCTGGTCATCATCGAAGCCGATCCGCTGACCCGTCTGCTCAGTGCCGGGCTGGTTCTCGCGCTGTCGTTCGGGTGGCTGTTCGCCAACTGGTACTTCGTGCGCCGCGGATGAGCCCGCGCAGATCGTGCTCTAATCGACGGATGCCGATCACACTCGCCGTCCCGTCGCTGTCACTCTTCGACCCCTGGGCCGAAGCCGTCACCGAGTACGGTGACGTGCACATCCACGGCGCGGGTCTCGAGCGCGGCACCGTGCCCGATCAGCAGGCCTGCGAGGACTTCGTGGCCAAGGCCGAGCTGTACGCGCGCCCGGGCGCGGAGCTCCCCGAGGGGCACGTGCCCTGCGAGTACTTCTGGATCACGGATGGCCCCGACGTCATCGGCTTCATCGCGTTCCGTCGTGAGTTGAACGACTGGCTGCGCACCTACGCCGGCCACATCGGGTACTCGGTACGGCCGTCCCGGCGTCGCGAGGGCGTCGCCGGCGCCGCGCTCGGCCTCGTCCTCGATCGCGCGCGCGAACAGGGCTACGACCGCGTCATGCTCACCGGCGACGACGATAACGTCGGTTCGGCGCGCACCATCGAGGGCGCCGGCGGCGAGCACGTCGACACGATCGACGGACCGGATGCCGGACACGGTCCCATGCGCCAGTACTGGATCACGCTGTAGGCGGCACTCCCGCGGCCGCCGGCCGCACACAGACGCGCCGCGTGGGGCAGAGTGGAGCCATGACCCTGCTGCGTCTCGCGAAGCGGTATCCGATCCTCACCGGAGGACTGATCGCCACTCTCGCCGTCATCGTGCTGTCGCTGGCCGCTCTGCCCGAGCCGGCGCGCTGGATCGCGACGATCGTCGTCATCGCGGTGATCGTCTGGACGGCGTGGGGGATGCTGAAGGACATCCTGCGCGGGCACTTCGGCCTCGACGTGCTCGCCCTCATCGCCATGATCGCGACCCTGGTGGTCGGCGAGTACATCGCCTCCCTGGTGATCGTGCTGATGCTCTCTGGCGGCGAGGCGCTCGAGGACTACGCTCAGCGGCGCGCTGCGCGTGACCTCACGGCGCTGCTCGATCGTTCGCCGCAAATCGCACACGTGCTGGATGCCGCGCAGTCCGACCCGCGCGACGTCCCGGTCGACCAGGTCGAGCCCGGAATGGAGCTGCTGGTGCGGCCCTCCGAGATCGTGCCGGTCGACGGCGTGCTGCTGAGCGCCGAGTCGAGTTTCGATGAGTCGTCGCTCACCGGCGAGAGCGTCCCGGTGACGCGTCAGGCGGGTGAGGAGGTGCTCTCGGGCTCGGTGAACGGTTCCAACGCCGTACGCATCCGCGCGCTGCGCCGCAGCGGTGACAGCCAGTACCAGCAGATCATCGCCCTTGTGCACGAGGCGCAACAGAGCAAGGCCCCGACCGTGCGCCTGGCCGACCGCTTCGCCATCCCGTTCACCCTCGTCTCACTCGCGATCGCCGGTGTCGCCTGGGCGCTCTCGGGCGACCCGCTGCGCTTCGCGCAGGTGCTGGTGCTCGCCACACCGTGCCCCCTGCTGATCGCCGCGCCGGTCGCCTTCCTCGGCGGACTCTCGCGCACCGCGAAGGAGGGCGTGATCGTCAAGGGCGGCGCGGTGCTCGAACAGCTCGCCCGCGTGCGCTCGGTGGCCTTCGACAAGACCGGCACGCTCACGCAGGGCCGCCCCGAGCTGATCGAGGTCCGTCCGGCCGGAGGCATGGATGCCGACGAACTGCTGCGATTGTCAGCATCCGCAGAGCAGTACTCCAGCCACGTCCTCGCCGAAGGTGTGCGCCGGGCTGCAGCCGAGCGGGGGCTGGCGCTCGCGCCGGCCGAGCACGCCGAGGAGGTCGCGACCAACGGCGTGACCGCCGTCATCGAGCAGCGCACCGTCGTCGTCGGCAAGCCGGCCTACGTCGCCTCACTCGCCCCCGACACCGTGCGCACCCCGCTGGTTTCGGGTCAGCTCGCCGCCTACGTCGCCGTCGACGGTCGGTTCGCCGGTGCGCTCGTGCTCGCCGATGCCGTGCGGCCCGAGGCCGGTGACGTCGTCGCCGGGTTGCGCGAGCACGGCGTGCAGCGCATCGCCATGCTCACCGGGGACGCCGAGGCGACGGCATCCGCGATCGCTGCGCCCCTGGGCGTGACCGAGGTGCACGCCGAGCTGCTGCCGGCGCAGAAGGTGGCGCTCGCCGCCGACATGGCGCCGCGGCCCATGCTCATGATCGGCGACGGGGTCAACGACGCGCCCGTGCTGGCGGCGGCGGACGTCGGCATCGCGATGGGCGCGCGCGGTTCGACGGCCGCGGGTGAGGCGGCGGATGCCGTCGTGCTGAAGGACTCGCTCGAGCCTGTGCTGCGTGCGGCTGAGGTCGGTCGGCATACCCTGAACGTCGCGTACGCGGCGATCTGGATCGGCATCGTCCTCAGCGTCGGACTCATGCTGATCGCGACGACCGGCGTGATCCCGGCCGTCGCCGGCGCATTCATCCAGGAGTTCGTCGATCTCGCGACGATCCTCTACGCGTTGCGCGCCCTCACCGGCCCGAAACGCCGGGCCTCTGTCGCGCCGGTCGCCTCTCCGCGGCCTGTCGCGGCGCCGTAGGCATCCGGGTGCCGGTGCCGGTGCCGTCATCCGGCCTCCGGCCTCGGCGCGCGTCACTGAGAACAGGACGGTTGCCGAGAACAGGCTGGTTCTGTGGGAATCGTCCTGTTCTCAGTGACGGGGTGACGGGGTGGGTTGCTGTTGTGAGGCCCCGGCGTGCGCGCGTCACTGAGAACAGGCTCGTTGCCGAGAACAGGCTGGTTTCCGAGAAAAGAGCCTGTTCTCGGGAACCGTCCTGTTCTGGTTAGCGGCGCGGGAGCGGCGCAGGCGAGGGAGCGGCGCCAGGTGCGGCGCAGGGCCGGGAAAGCCGCTGGACCGGATGCTGTCAGCCGGCGACCCGCGCGGCGATGTCGTGCCGGTAGTGGGCGCCGTCCAGTGCGATGCGGCCGATGGCCTCGTACGCCCGCGCGCGGGCATCCGCAAAGTCCGACCCGGTGGCGACGACGTTCAGCACACGTCCACCCGTCGCGACCAGCGAGCCACCCGGCGCGTCCGGCGCGCCGGTCGCGGCGTGCACGAGCGTGACGCCCTCGACGGCCGCCGCCTCGGCGAGGCCCTCGATCAGGCGCCCCGTCTGCGGTGCCTCGGGGTAGCCCTCGCTGGCAAGCACGACCGTGATCGCCACGTCGTCGGAGAACTCCGGCATCGGCTCGTCCTCGAGGTGGCCGGATGCCGCCGCGAGCAGCAGGCGCGAGAGCGGCGTGCGCAGCCGCGGCAGCACGACCTGCGTCTCGGGGTCGCCGAAACGGGCGTTGAACTCGATCACGCGCACACCGGCGGGAGTCAGGATCAGGCCCGCGTAGAGCAGGCCGATGAAGGGTGTGCCCTCGGCGTCGAGCTGGCGGATCACCGGCATCGCGACGGTCTCGGTCACCTGCGCGACGAACTCGTCGACGCCGCCGAAGTCCTCGGACAGCCACGGCAGCGGCGAGTATGCACCCATGCCGCCGGTGTTCGGGCCGCCGTCGCCGTCGAGTGCGCGCTTGAAGTCCTGCGCGGGGCTGAGCGGGCGCACGGTGTCGCCGTCGCTGAGGAAGAACAGCGACACCTCGGGT
Protein-coding sequences here:
- a CDS encoding GNAT family N-acetyltransferase codes for the protein MPITLAVPSLSLFDPWAEAVTEYGDVHIHGAGLERGTVPDQQACEDFVAKAELYARPGAELPEGHVPCEYFWITDGPDVIGFIAFRRELNDWLRTYAGHIGYSVRPSRRREGVAGAALGLVLDRAREQGYDRVMLTGDDDNVGSARTIEGAGGEHVDTIDGPDAGHGPMRQYWITL
- the purD gene encoding phosphoribosylamine--glycine ligase, with product MKILVLGSGAREHAIILSLRSEEAEHEIFAAPGNAGIAQDATLVDVDALDGSAVASFANEHGIDLVVVGPEAPLVAGVADVLRERGIPVFGPGKAAAQLEGSKAFAKRIMDAAGVPTGRAVRAASAAEVEAAFDEFGAPYVVKADGLAAGKGVIVTADRAAALAHAEQYLPSGPVLVEEFLTGPEVSLFFLSDGDTVRPLSPAQDFKRALDGDGGPNTGGMGAYSPLPWLSEDFGGVDEFVAQVTETVAMPVIRQLDAEGTPFIGLLYAGLILTPAGVRVIEFNARFGDPETQVVLPRLRTPLSRLLLAAASGHLEDEPMPEFSDDVAITVVLASEGYPEAPQTGRLIEGLAEAAAVEGVTLVHAATGAPDAPGGSLVATGGRVLNVVATGSDFADARARAYEAIGRIALDGAHYRHDIAARVAG
- a CDS encoding helix-turn-helix transcriptional regulator, with the translated sequence MRSRVKELRTQQGLSQQALASAVGVSRQTINAIETGRYDPSLTLAVHLARHFGSTVEEVFDVDG
- a CDS encoding heavy metal translocating P-type ATPase, whose translation is MTLLRLAKRYPILTGGLIATLAVIVLSLAALPEPARWIATIVVIAVIVWTAWGMLKDILRGHFGLDVLALIAMIATLVVGEYIASLVIVLMLSGGEALEDYAQRRAARDLTALLDRSPQIAHVLDAAQSDPRDVPVDQVEPGMELLVRPSEIVPVDGVLLSAESSFDESSLTGESVPVTRQAGEEVLSGSVNGSNAVRIRALRRSGDSQYQQIIALVHEAQQSKAPTVRLADRFAIPFTLVSLAIAGVAWALSGDPLRFAQVLVLATPCPLLIAAPVAFLGGLSRTAKEGVIVKGGAVLEQLARVRSVAFDKTGTLTQGRPELIEVRPAGGMDADELLRLSASAEQYSSHVLAEGVRRAAAERGLALAPAEHAEEVATNGVTAVIEQRTVVVGKPAYVASLAPDTVRTPLVSGQLAAYVAVDGRFAGALVLADAVRPEAGDVVAGLREHGVQRIAMLTGDAEATASAIAAPLGVTEVHAELLPAQKVALAADMAPRPMLMIGDGVNDAPVLAAADVGIAMGARGSTAAGEAADAVVLKDSLEPVLRAAEVGRHTLNVAYAAIWIGIVLSVGLMLIATTGVIPAVAGAFIQEFVDLATILYALRALTGPKRRASVAPVASPRPVAAP